In one window of Leptospira neocaledonica DNA:
- a CDS encoding MBL fold metallo-hydrolase yields the protein MDQKLGELMQSIQKPFPGKRTITALVLAFSLTYCASVEPKPKIEIPSAKTSIQIQPIFHGSLVLTIGEKTIYVDPSWGGDKYKDLKKPDLILITDIHPDHMDLKTLGEIATKETPIIAPEAVAKEAKDYVNITRLKNGQSTSVGDINFSAIPMYNITKEHLDKHTKGRGNGYLIKFGGKTIYISGDTEDIKEMRALKNIDIAFLCMNQPYTMSVEKAADAVKDFKPKVVYPYHYRGKDGLSDTEKFKALVKESSPSTEVTLINWY from the coding sequence ATGGATCAAAAATTAGGAGAACTTATGCAATCCATCCAGAAACCTTTTCCAGGTAAGAGAACCATCACCGCTCTCGTCCTTGCCTTCTCTCTCACCTACTGCGCTTCTGTTGAACCAAAACCTAAAATTGAGATCCCAAGTGCCAAAACTTCTATCCAAATCCAGCCAATCTTTCATGGAAGTTTAGTTTTAACAATTGGTGAAAAAACAATCTATGTAGATCCTTCTTGGGGAGGAGATAAATATAAGGATCTGAAAAAACCGGATCTAATCCTAATTACCGATATTCACCCAGATCATATGGATCTAAAAACTTTGGGTGAGATTGCAACTAAGGAAACTCCAATCATCGCTCCGGAAGCGGTTGCAAAAGAGGCAAAAGATTATGTGAATATCACTCGTTTAAAGAATGGGCAATCCACTTCCGTAGGTGATATTAACTTCTCCGCGATTCCCATGTATAATATTACCAAAGAACATTTGGATAAACATACAAAAGGAAGAGGAAACGGTTATTTGATCAAGTTTGGCGGAAAGACGATCTATATTTCCGGTGACACTGAAGATATTAAAGAAATGAGAGCTTTGAAGAATATTGACATCGCATTTCTTTGTATGAATCAACCGTACACCATGTCTGTAGAAAAAGCGGCAGATGCAGTAAAAGATTTTAAACCAAAGGTTGTGTATCCATATCATTACCGCGGGAAAGACGGACTTAGCGATACTGAAAAGTTTAAAGCACTCGTAAAAGAATCCTCCCCTTCCACAGAAGTTACATTGATCAATTGGTATTAA
- a CDS encoding lysozyme inhibitor LprI family protein, which produces MRFCLIISLLTVTFSLFPKSSEPAAPCSGIKNKNDQKKCYSKEYQVADKELNVTYKKIREGLSDSEKEDLKKLQVLWIGYRDGICEGPMYSSDESGIETIICKTGTTEERTKYLNHVWKFGSVSKEGIGSYTDGFGGNLRIFKDKSSKNIQFSFEVVRGPTAHLGEVSGNWTPIKEGKWTWASTEGCKSDDPDCCLLEFQYFQSRIEVEEVSCSAYHGARAYFGGSYRYEFK; this is translated from the coding sequence ATGCGTTTTTGCCTGATTATATCCCTACTCACCGTCACATTTTCCCTCTTCCCCAAATCATCCGAACCGGCGGCTCCTTGCTCCGGGATTAAAAACAAAAATGACCAGAAAAAATGTTATTCTAAAGAATACCAAGTTGCAGACAAGGAACTGAATGTGACTTATAAAAAAATAAGAGAAGGTTTATCCGATTCCGAGAAAGAAGATTTAAAAAAATTGCAAGTTCTTTGGATTGGATATAGGGACGGGATTTGTGAAGGCCCAATGTATTCTTCGGATGAATCCGGTATCGAAACGATTATCTGCAAAACAGGGACCACCGAAGAAAGAACAAAATACTTAAATCATGTTTGGAAATTCGGCTCTGTATCTAAGGAGGGAATCGGCTCTTATACCGATGGCTTCGGCGGTAATTTAAGAATTTTCAAAGATAAATCGAGTAAGAATATCCAATTTTCTTTTGAGGTTGTGAGAGGTCCTACAGCTCATCTTGGAGAAGTAAGTGGGAATTGGACGCCTATCAAAGAAGGCAAATGGACTTGGGCTTCTACCGAAGGCTGCAAGTCGGATGATCCGGACTGTTGTTTATTGGAGTTTCAGTATTTTCAAAGTCGGATAGAGGTAGAGGAAGTTTCTTGTTCCGCATACCATGGAGCAAGAGCTTATTTCGGCGGAAGTTACAGATACGAATTCAAATAA
- a CDS encoding efflux RND transporter permease subunit: MNEIVLIALKRPYTFVVLAILILFFGIQSIFKAPTDVFPNIKIPVISVVWGYQGMLPEDVAGRITYFFERALTSTVEGIKSINSRSYYGSSIINIELQPHTDLAGAEAEVAAISQTVVTSLPPDISPPMIMRLEASSVPVAMLQVTSEKMTPAELYNLAFMRIRSLLVTIPGAIIPQPYGGTPMQLLVSLDKQKLLSRNLSPMDVFKAFNEQSAVLPAGDQKIGKTDWMVMTNAIPIHVEDFNNIPIKRVGNSTFFMRDVASVALGGPPQLNSVLVDGKQSVLIVVMKSGDASTLDVVDGIRKTMPRIKEISPDDVEIKLLNDASIFVKDSIENVVHEMILAAGLTGLVVLLFLGSWRATTIIATSIPLSLLSSIIGLHLIGESINVMTLGGLALAVGILVDDATVMIENIDTHIEMGKPLETAIIDAANEIVIPTFVATLAIVIVWFPLFQLSGVSGWLFKPMAEAVALAMIASFILSRTLVPTMAKYLLTAHHSPENNKHGSHSKAAAKHHIIPTSPKKTNSRFAFLGEWINFLIRFQKGFEHNFTEFRERYYILLQKVIADRKRFVKIFLAIATGSLLLFYMNGRDFFPEIKAGTLQMHMRAPLGTRIEVSGRIATLVSEDIKKLLPGKVESVLSNCGLPVGPHNLAFIPTPTIGSQDCDLTISLKDEESPVWDYRQTLRKGLSELYPGTVFTFQPADLTAKILNFGSPSPIDIQINGMDLEKNFEFAQKLQGKLKTIPGAADVVIQQTMSTPTLLVYGNRSLGINLDLPMKSVAENMLLATSGSQQIDQEYWMDRKTGLSYQINIYVPQPQMRRTEDLLTVPVNRGDLQDNSENGIQLLGNVANVTPTGTPGLVTHQNLLPLIDVYVSAEGRDLGGVLSDAQKIMDSMKSELPRGAAIEILGQAETMRSAYIELIGGLFVAILLVYLLIVVNFQSWTDPFIIITALPGALAGIAWSLFLTRTYISVPALTGAIMCMGTATANSILVVSYARDRLEVHGDAVRAAIEAGYSRIRPVLMTASAMIIGMVPMSISNSQNAPLGRAVIGGLAVATFATLFFVPCIYAIIYNNRAKIQKESSK, encoded by the coding sequence ATGAATGAAATCGTTCTCATAGCTCTAAAAAGACCCTACACTTTCGTGGTCCTCGCTATTCTAATCCTGTTCTTCGGGATACAATCCATTTTTAAAGCTCCCACGGATGTTTTTCCAAACATCAAAATTCCGGTGATTTCGGTAGTATGGGGATACCAAGGTATGCTTCCTGAAGATGTTGCAGGAAGGATTACCTATTTTTTTGAAAGGGCATTAACCAGTACTGTAGAAGGGATCAAGAGTATTAATAGCAGATCCTATTACGGAAGTAGTATTATAAATATCGAATTGCAACCTCATACTGATCTTGCAGGTGCAGAAGCGGAGGTGGCTGCGATTTCGCAGACAGTAGTCACTTCCTTGCCTCCGGATATTTCTCCTCCTATGATCATGAGGCTGGAGGCATCTTCTGTTCCGGTTGCAATGCTGCAAGTTACATCCGAGAAGATGACTCCAGCAGAACTCTATAACCTCGCTTTCATGAGGATACGCTCCTTATTAGTTACCATCCCGGGAGCAATTATTCCTCAGCCCTATGGAGGAACTCCCATGCAATTATTGGTTTCCTTGGATAAGCAGAAACTTTTATCCAGGAATCTTTCACCGATGGATGTATTCAAGGCGTTCAATGAGCAGAGCGCAGTGTTGCCAGCAGGAGACCAGAAGATCGGCAAGACAGACTGGATGGTAATGACCAATGCAATTCCAATACACGTAGAAGATTTTAATAATATTCCAATCAAAAGGGTTGGGAATAGTACATTCTTCATGAGAGATGTTGCAAGTGTTGCATTAGGCGGCCCTCCTCAATTGAACTCGGTTCTCGTAGATGGAAAACAATCCGTATTGATCGTTGTGATGAAAAGTGGCGATGCATCCACTCTGGATGTGGTAGACGGAATTCGTAAAACCATGCCTAGGATCAAAGAAATTTCTCCAGATGATGTAGAGATCAAGCTACTAAACGATGCTTCTATCTTCGTTAAAGATTCCATAGAGAACGTTGTGCATGAAATGATCTTAGCTGCGGGTCTTACTGGACTTGTAGTTTTACTCTTTTTAGGTTCTTGGAGAGCTACAACGATTATCGCTACTTCAATTCCACTTTCTCTTTTAAGTTCGATCATCGGCCTTCATTTGATAGGAGAATCTATCAATGTAATGACATTAGGAGGTTTGGCCTTAGCCGTGGGAATCCTCGTAGACGATGCTACGGTGATGATAGAGAATATAGACACTCACATTGAGATGGGTAAACCATTAGAGACGGCGATCATAGATGCCGCGAACGAGATAGTAATTCCAACATTCGTAGCAACTCTTGCGATCGTAATCGTTTGGTTCCCTCTATTTCAATTAAGCGGTGTTTCTGGTTGGTTATTCAAACCAATGGCAGAAGCGGTGGCTCTCGCAATGATCGCCTCCTTCATTCTTTCCAGGACTCTTGTTCCTACAATGGCAAAATATTTGCTAACTGCTCATCATTCTCCTGAGAATAATAAGCATGGATCTCATTCTAAAGCAGCGGCAAAACATCATATAATCCCGACTTCTCCTAAAAAAACAAACTCTCGTTTCGCTTTCCTTGGAGAATGGATCAATTTCCTAATTCGTTTTCAAAAGGGATTCGAGCACAACTTCACTGAATTCAGAGAACGTTATTATATTCTTCTACAGAAAGTAATAGCAGATCGTAAAAGATTTGTGAAGATATTCTTAGCGATAGCAACCGGTTCCCTTCTTCTATTCTATATGAATGGTAGAGACTTTTTTCCTGAGATTAAGGCTGGAACCTTACAGATGCATATGCGTGCACCTTTAGGAACCAGGATAGAAGTTTCCGGAAGAATTGCCACTTTAGTTTCGGAAGATATTAAAAAATTACTTCCTGGTAAGGTTGAGAGTGTTTTAAGCAACTGTGGTCTTCCTGTAGGACCTCATAACCTTGCATTTATACCTACTCCTACGATCGGTTCCCAAGATTGCGATTTAACAATTTCTTTAAAGGATGAAGAGTCTCCAGTTTGGGATTATAGACAGACTCTTAGAAAAGGATTAAGTGAACTTTACCCAGGAACAGTATTTACATTCCAACCAGCGGACTTGACTGCAAAAATTTTAAACTTCGGCTCACCTTCTCCAATCGATATCCAGATCAATGGAATGGATCTGGAGAAAAATTTTGAATTTGCTCAAAAACTTCAGGGTAAATTGAAAACGATTCCTGGCGCGGCAGATGTTGTGATCCAACAAACAATGAGCACACCTACTCTTCTTGTATATGGAAATAGAAGTTTAGGGATCAACCTCGATCTTCCGATGAAATCAGTTGCAGAAAATATGTTACTCGCAACTTCGGGAAGCCAGCAGATAGACCAAGAGTATTGGATGGATCGTAAAACAGGTCTATCTTACCAGATCAATATCTATGTGCCTCAGCCTCAAATGAGAAGAACAGAAGATTTACTCACTGTTCCAGTCAATCGTGGAGACTTACAAGATAATTCAGAAAATGGAATACAACTATTAGGTAACGTGGCAAACGTTACACCAACAGGAACTCCAGGTTTAGTAACTCACCAAAACCTTTTACCTCTCATCGATGTGTATGTTTCTGCAGAAGGTAGAGACCTAGGAGGAGTTTTAAGTGATGCTCAAAAGATTATGGACTCCATGAAGAGCGAACTTCCCAGAGGAGCCGCAATTGAGATACTAGGCCAAGCAGAGACAATGAGGAGCGCATATATAGAGTTGATTGGCGGACTCTTTGTAGCAATTCTTCTGGTTTATCTTTTGATCGTGGTAAACTTCCAGTCTTGGACTGACCCATTTATCATCATCACTGCGCTACCTGGCGCTTTAGCTGGGATTGCCTGGTCCTTATTCCTAACACGAACATATATATCAGTTCCTGCACTAACAGGAGCGATTATGTGTATGGGAACTGCGACTGCAAACTCAATATTAGTAGTTTCTTATGCAAGAGACCGTTTAGAAGTTCATGGAGACGCAGTAAGAGCTGCTATCGAAGCAGGATATTCCAGGATTAGACCTGTGCTTATGACTGCCTCAGCGATGATCATAGGAATGGTGCCTATGTCCATAAGTAATTCTCAAAATGCCCCGCTTGGTAGAGCAGTGATCGGAGGATTGGCAGTTGCTACATTCGCAACACTATTCTTCGTACCTTGTATCTATGCGATCATCTATAATAACCGTGCAAAAATTCAAAAGGAAAGTTCCAAATGA
- a CDS encoding helix-turn-helix domain-containing protein has translation MSRIKVFLIWILILGISTQIYSQGDENKIGHLRILDSDQTHWKQIDDFSVVLDWGFYPEPIDLRFRIGNLPEESKTEFLIFPWSHLDSVQVCDLKNNCLQAGFAHPVNEWLVPGIFPVFPLRKFLENNSEINVRIQSRNYIFSEVRLVSAEELYSISTVYSGIVFSLLALVIVQIAYLINSYIRLRSKWILYQILFSFGMGLTFLFVSGIGSRYVFPGFGFPLSLGKKILIGYLIISGTLWVSHFLKIKQNFKPVWYFYNTVSIITVIMVALSFTKFPRQFVSRSFTVFYLAVTATAIVLSLVATKRKTIQTRWFVASMFSLLVIEILNIISYRAFFSFDGRSFLFFIAFFVPINIFLTSRAVRTRIRELEHEIALRREELRNFKTDKTSSDLSAKKKSTIIGINVEEALARLNKLLDEDKIYLEEELRISDLAAVLGLSVHQVSELLNQVLNISFPDLLKKYRIEEAKRIILNDPSANILDLAFSVGFQSKSSFYDSFKKHTGLTPQEFKKSASPDSSEE, from the coding sequence ATGTCTAGAATAAAAGTATTTCTGATTTGGATCCTAATTTTAGGGATTTCTACTCAAATCTATTCCCAAGGGGATGAGAATAAAATAGGACATCTGAGAATCCTGGACTCGGACCAAACTCACTGGAAGCAGATCGATGATTTTTCAGTGGTTCTGGATTGGGGCTTTTATCCCGAACCTATCGATCTCCGTTTCCGGATTGGCAATCTACCGGAAGAGTCCAAGACCGAATTTTTGATTTTTCCTTGGAGTCATTTGGATTCCGTTCAGGTATGTGATCTTAAAAACAATTGCCTGCAGGCTGGTTTTGCGCATCCGGTCAATGAATGGCTGGTTCCAGGTATATTTCCTGTATTTCCTCTTAGAAAATTCCTGGAGAATAATTCGGAGATCAACGTAAGGATTCAGTCTAGGAATTATATCTTCTCCGAAGTCCGTCTCGTAAGTGCGGAAGAATTATATTCCATTTCAACAGTATATTCAGGGATCGTATTCTCTCTTCTCGCGCTCGTAATCGTTCAGATTGCCTATCTCATTAATTCTTATATTCGACTTCGTTCCAAATGGATCTTGTATCAGATTCTATTCTCTTTCGGGATGGGGCTCACATTTTTATTCGTTTCCGGGATAGGCTCTCGTTATGTTTTCCCCGGATTTGGGTTTCCATTATCTTTAGGGAAGAAGATACTGATCGGTTACCTGATCATTTCCGGCACTCTTTGGGTCTCACATTTTCTCAAGATTAAACAGAATTTCAAACCTGTTTGGTACTTTTATAATACAGTATCGATCATAACCGTTATAATGGTCGCCTTGAGTTTTACTAAATTCCCGAGGCAGTTCGTTTCCCGTTCTTTTACCGTTTTCTATTTGGCCGTGACTGCTACGGCGATCGTTCTTAGTTTAGTTGCAACTAAACGAAAAACAATCCAAACTCGTTGGTTTGTAGCAAGTATGTTCTCTTTACTTGTAATCGAGATATTAAATATTATTTCGTATCGAGCATTCTTTTCCTTCGATGGCAGAAGTTTCTTATTCTTTATAGCCTTCTTCGTTCCCATAAATATATTCCTAACCAGTCGGGCCGTCAGGACTAGAATCAGAGAATTGGAACATGAGATCGCTTTAAGAAGAGAAGAGCTTAGGAATTTCAAAACCGACAAAACTTCCTCCGACCTCTCAGCAAAGAAAAAATCGACTATTATAGGTATCAATGTAGAAGAAGCCCTGGCTCGGTTGAACAAACTCCTGGATGAAGATAAAATTTATTTGGAGGAAGAATTGAGAATCAGCGATCTTGCAGCAGTTTTGGGATTATCTGTACATCAGGTTTCCGAACTTTTAAACCAAGTGCTAAATATTTCTTTTCCGGATCTGCTTAAGAAGTATAGGATAGAAGAGGCAAAACGAATTATTTTAAATGATCCTTCTGCAAATATATTGGATCTTGCATTTTCGGTAGGTTTCCAATCCAAGTCATCCTTCTATGATTCTTTTAAAAAACATACTGGATTGACTCCTCAGGAATTCAAAAAATCAGCTTCACCCGACTCTTCTGAAGAATAA
- a CDS encoding lipin/Ned1/Smp2 family protein: MRFFLLALSLSAFSIGLWADCPDYTTPSNPPSFSKPTKRSFRNFGNTILAGLYVPYHMVYDTIVKSGSNATMVGKFDYDAVFHKDLEGEYIHVYIYGTAMSGWNYVGRYTTNGDGKITANLGVRATGDYIVRMVVEGDLSSADGYLTVADPGRQTVLFDVDGTLTTNDFEALADYAGIKIADAYYYAPETVNAYRNKGYQIIYLTGRPYWNTKDTREWFPLKGMKSWHYHPSSDYLGANVQAYKTDYINYLRNTVGLDIIRAYGNATTDIAAYAAGGIPKSDTWIIGENTGKEGTQSITGNYSLHYNTVVASTPQSASCY, encoded by the coding sequence ATGCGATTCTTTTTATTAGCCTTGAGCTTAAGCGCGTTCTCGATCGGCCTTTGGGCAGATTGTCCGGACTACACAACTCCTTCTAACCCACCTAGTTTTTCAAAACCTACTAAAAGAAGTTTCCGCAATTTCGGAAATACTATTTTAGCCGGTCTATATGTGCCTTATCACATGGTATATGATACGATCGTTAAATCCGGTTCAAATGCGACTATGGTTGGTAAGTTCGATTACGATGCGGTATTTCATAAGGATTTGGAAGGCGAATACATCCACGTTTATATCTACGGAACCGCAATGAGCGGCTGGAACTATGTGGGTCGTTATACTACGAACGGTGATGGAAAGATCACCGCAAACCTAGGCGTTCGTGCAACCGGTGACTATATAGTTCGTATGGTGGTAGAAGGTGATCTTTCTAGCGCAGACGGTTATCTGACTGTGGCCGATCCTGGTCGACAAACGGTTTTATTCGACGTAGATGGAACCCTGACCACAAATGATTTCGAGGCTCTAGCAGACTATGCTGGTATCAAAATTGCCGATGCTTATTATTACGCTCCAGAGACAGTGAATGCATATCGTAATAAAGGTTATCAAATCATTTATCTGACCGGTCGTCCTTATTGGAACACGAAAGATACTCGCGAATGGTTTCCACTCAAAGGAATGAAATCTTGGCATTACCATCCTAGTTCCGATTATTTAGGCGCGAATGTTCAGGCCTACAAAACAGATTATATTAACTATTTGCGTAATACTGTCGGCTTGGATATTATTCGTGCTTACGGAAATGCAACTACCGATATCGCAGCCTATGCGGCCGGTGGCATTCCGAAATCGGATACTTGGATCATAGGAGAAAATACAGGTAAAGAAGGAACCCAGTCAATTACTGGAAACTATTCCCTACATTACAATACTGTAGTAGCGAGCACTCCTCAATCAGCTTCTTGCTATTAA